The proteins below come from a single Mustela nigripes isolate SB6536 chromosome 14, MUSNIG.SB6536, whole genome shotgun sequence genomic window:
- the HES2 gene encoding transcription factor HES-2 yields MGLPRRDGDPAELRKSLKPLLEKRRRARINASLRQLKGLILPLLGRESSRYSKLEKADILEMTVRFLQELPASSCTAAAPTTPDSYGEGYRACLARLARLLPAWRVLEPAVSARLLEHLRRRAAGTTPDGGRAGVSCGPPAPSPPPAPAPAPPAPPRGPGLGLWRPW; encoded by the exons ATGGGGCTGCCACGGAGAGACGGGGACCCGGCGGAGCTGCGCAAG AGCCTGAAGCCGCTGCTGGAGAAGCGCCGCCGCGCGCGCATCAACGCAAGCCTCAGGCAGCTCAAGGGGCTCATCCTGCCGctgctgggcagggag AGCTCCCGCTACTCGAAGCTGGAGAAGGCGGACATCCTGGAAATGACCGTGCGCTTCCTGCAGGAGCTGCCGGCGTCCTCCTGCACGGCCGCGGCGCCCA CGACCCCGGACAGCTACGGCGAGGGCTACCGCGCCTGCCTGGCTCGTCTGGCCCGCCTGCTGCCGGCCTGGCGCGTGCTGGAGCCCGCCGTGAGCGCCCGCCTCCTGGAGCACCTGCGGCGGAGGGCGGCCGGCACCACCCCCGACGGTGGGCGCGCTGGGGTCTCCTGCGGCCCGCCCGCGCCTTCCCCGCCGCCCGCGCCTGcgcccgcgccgcccgcgccTCCCCGCGGCCCTGGCCTCGGCCTCTGGAGGCCCTGGTAG